Proteins from one Impatiens glandulifera chromosome 2, dImpGla2.1, whole genome shotgun sequence genomic window:
- the LOC124926441 gene encoding 14 kDa proline-rich protein DC2.15-like gives MAIHTNKKLSSTILILSILFFSTFASASVPCAPTKKPHPIKPSPIKPPPVYPSCPKDTLKLGACVDVLGLVNVVLGGNPYAKCCTLIEGLTDLEAAACLCTVVKVNALGIKLKVPITLSVLVNACGKNLPSGYKCA, from the coding sequence ATGGCCATCCATACCAACAAGAAACTTTCTTCCACAATTCTCATCCTCTCTATTCTATTCTTCTCCACCTTCGCTAGCGCTTCTGTGCCATGCGCTCCGACCAAGAAGCCACATCCCATTAAGCCATCGCCCATCAAACCACCACCGGTGTACCCTTCTTGCCCTAAGGACACCCTCAAGCTCGGGGCTTGTGTTGATGTCCTTGGGCTAGTCAATGTGGTACTCGGGGGAAATCCATATGCCAAATGTTGTACATTGATCGAAGGATTGACAGATCTCGAGGCTGCTGCATGTTTATGCACGGTCGTTAAGGTTAACGCGCTTGGAATCAAGTTGAAGGTACCCATTACTCTTAGTGTTCTTGTTAATGCATGTGGAAAGAATCTTCCATCGGGATACAAATGCGCTTAA
- the LOC124923660 gene encoding L-type lectin-domain containing receptor kinase IX.1-like translates to MMLILIIITLVLILPSLNSAISGICQEPFNISFTKFDPQICNDNSSNLICYGPVSVSNGSLEITPDYRRNDPPATWQIGRVLYRQPVPAWPASFCSVFTIRILRDPTVIDSGDGMSFIIAQDNGPPPENSYGSYIGIFNESTEGVLHQVAIELDTWRNEWDIDDNHVAIDIKNVKYPIKVRSLSDIKIDLKSGKLITFQIEYDGWSKNLHVSAAYAGDPLVNFLSHSIKMKKTVPSSVFMGFTASTGPLVETHQLLAWNLSIVELPNKSLEDPKEKKLYFTLFITTGGLILIGMMCIPIGMRIRKRKKEKMMRRQDIETFIAAAKGPKLIPYRKLSKATRNFSKDNLLGTGGFGSVYKGVLSSNPPLTIAVKKVSSTSRQGEKEYLAEICTIGRLRHKNLVQLQGWCHEHGELLLVYEFMPNGSLDRYIGKRCKSLDWPTRYNILQGLASALLYLHEECDNPVVHRDVKPNNVMLDAQYVAHLGDFGLAKLLHNETAITTKIAGTPGYVAPEVSFTGRATLGSDVYSFGMVILEVVCGQRKKGLFDENGLVDEVWEFREKGDLLDCVDKRLENKYDPKQAQRVLTLGLACLHPDYLFRPGMRKAVQIFVNPNEPIVGLPETRPDSICLTLNSSSTSNNIIRDKASLESTHDEITISMHHELHQI, encoded by the exons aTGAtgttaatactaataataataacccTTGTTCTAATtcttccctcactaaattccgcCATTTCTGGCATCTGCCAAGAACCATTCAACATATCCTTCACCAAATTCGATCCTCAGATCTGCAATGACAACTCCAGCAACTTAATCTGCTACGGCCCAGTTTCTGTATCCAATGGAAGCTTGGAAATAACGCCGGATTATCGCCGGAATGATCCGCCGGCCACCTGGCAAATAGGCCGTGTTCTTTACAGACAACCAGTTCCAGCATGGCCGGCGTCTTTCTGTTCTGTCTTTACTATTAGGATTTTGAGGGACCCAACTGTTATTGATTCCGGCGACGGTATGTCTTTTATTATTGCCCAGGATAATGGTCCGCCGCCGGAAAATAGCTATGGCTCTTACATTGGTATCTTTAATGAATCCACGGAAg GTGTCCTTCATCAAGTGGCAATTGAATTAGACACATGGAGAAACGAATGGGACATAGATGACAATCATGTTGCAATCGACATCAAGAACGTGAAATATCCCATCAAGGTTAGAAGTCTAAGCGACATCAAAATTGATCTCAAGAGTGGTAAACTCATCACGTTCCAAATCGAATACGATGGATGGTCGAAGAATCTTCACGTTTCGGCCGCATATGCAGGCGACCCTCTAGTAAACTTCCTAAGTCACTCGATCAAGATGAAGAAAACCGTACCAAGCTCTGTATTCATGGGTTTCACAGCATCCACGGGCCCTCTCGTTGAAACACATCAATTATTAGCATGGAACCTCTCAATCGTAGAGCTTCCAAACAAGTCCTTAGAGGATCCGAAGGAGAAGAAGTTATACTTTACGCTTTTCATTACCACAGGGGGTTTGATATTAATAGGAATGATGTGTATACCTATTGGTATGAGAATTCGAaagcgaaagaaagaaaagatgaTGAGAAGGCAAGACATTGAGACATTCATTGCAGCTGCTAAAGGCCCAAAGCTTATACCCTATAGAAAGCTCTCAAAAGCGACTCGGAATTTCTCAAAGGACAATTTATTGGGGACAGGCGGTTTTGGAAGCGTTTATAAAGGGGTTCTATCATCAAACCCTCCTCTCACCATAGCAGTTAAAAAGGTTTCATCTACTTCTAGACAAG GTGAGAAAGAGTATTTGGCAGAGATATGTACCATTGGGCGGTTGAGGCACAAGAACTTGGTCCAGCTACAGGGATGGTGCCATGAGCACGGGGAACTACTCCTAGTTTATGAATTCATGCCAAACGGAAGCCTTGATCGCTACATCGGAAAACGCTGCAAGTCTCTCGATTGGCCGACGAGGTACAACATACTCCAAGGATTGGCCTCCGCATTGCTTTATCTTCACGAGGAATGTGACAATCCCGTTGTCCATAGAGATGTCAAGCCAAACAATGTAATGTTGGATGCACAATACGTAGCTCATTTGGGCGACTTTGGGCTTGCAAAGCTTCTCCATAATGAAACTGCGATCACAACTAAAATAGCTGGCACACCTGGGTATGTGGCCCCAGAGGTTAGCTTCACCGGTCGTGCCACACTTGGGTCGGATGTGTACAGTTTCGGAATGGTGATTTTGGAAGTGGTATGTGGTCAAAGGAAAAAAGGATTATTTGACGAGAATGGTTTGGTAGATGAGGTGTGGGAATTTCGTGAAAAGGGTGACTTGCTCGATTGTGTGGATAAAAGACTAGAAAACAAGTACGATCCTAAGCAAGCGCAAAGGGTATTGACACTTGGACTTGCATGCTTGCACCCGGACTACTTGTTTAGGCCAGGGATGAGGAAAGCGGTGCAAATCTTTGTAAACCCTAACGAACCAATTGTTGGTTTACCTGAAACTAGGCCGGATTCCATTTGTCTCACTCTCAATTCATCTTCGACTTCAAACAACATAATCAGAGACAAGGCTTCCCTAGAATCTACCCATGATGAAATAACAATCAGCATGCATCATGAATTACATCAAATATGA
- the LOC124928164 gene encoding uncharacterized protein At2g34160-like, giving the protein MEGITEAVDNLKIADAPKRNRIQVSNTKKPLFFYVNLSKRYLQQYNEIELSALGMAIHSVVTVAEILKNNGFVVEKKIRTLTIDVRDDPGARPVPKAKIEIVLGKSEKFNELMAAEAEGRGDGESEEQS; this is encoded by the exons ATGGAAGGAATAACTGAAGCAGTTGATAATTTGAAGATAGCGGATGCCCCGAAGAGGAATCGCATTCAGGTTTCCAACACTAAAAAGCCTCTCTTCTTCTACGTCAATCTCTCCAAG AGATATTTGCAGCAATACAATGAGATTGAACTATCTGCGCTCGGAATGG CAATTCATTCTGTGGTAACAGTTGCTGAGATTCTCAAAAACAATGGATTTGTGGTTGAAAAAA AGATCAGGACATTGACAATTGACGTTAGAGATGATCCAGGAGCAAGACCTGTTCCTAAGGCAAAG ATTGAGATAGTGCTGGGGAAATCAGAGAAGTTTAATGAATTGATGGCTGCTGAGGCTGAAGGAAGAGGAGATGGAGAATCTGAGGAACAATCTTGA
- the LOC124926699 gene encoding putative lipid-binding protein AIR1 has translation MATHTNKKLSTTILILSLLFFSTFATACVPCTPTKKPPPVKPPTVKPPTVKPPTVKPPTVKPPTVKPPTVKPPTVKPPTVYPSCPKDTLKLGACVDVLGLVNVVIGGDPYAKCCTLLEGLSDLEAAACLCTVIKANALGLNLKVPVALSVLANACGKNLPSGYQCA, from the coding sequence ATGGCCACTCACACCAACAAGAAGCTTTCTACAACCATTCTCATCCTTTCTCTTCTATTCTTCTCCACTTTCGCTACCGCTTGTGTTCCATGCACTCCGACCAAGAAGCCACCGCCGGTCAAGCCACCAACGGTCAAGCCACCAACGGTCAAGCCACCAACGGTCAAGCCACCAACGGTCAAGCCACCAACGGTCAAGCCACCAACGGTCAAACCACCAACGGTAAAACCACCGACGGTGTACCCTTCTTGCCCTAAGGACACCCTCAAACTTGGGGCTTGTGTTGACGTACTTGGTCTAGTCAATGTGGTAATCGGGGGAGACCCATATGCTAAATGTTGTACCTTGCTTGAAGGATTGTCTGATCTCGAGGCTGCTGCTTGTTTATGTACCGTCATTAAGGCTAATGCACTTGGACTCAACTTGAAGGTGCCCGTTGCTCTTAGTGTTCTTGCTAATGCATGTGGAAAGAACCTTCCTTCGGGCTACCAATGTGCTTAA